GGTCATGGCTGGGAAACGTGAGAATATCGATAAAGATATCGACTTCTGACAGATCTCCACGTTGGGCGTGGTCGAAGAACGTTTCAGACGACATGTTTTCAAGCATCGTCTCAATATAGTGGCGTTCAGATGTAATAAGAGAACGGCGAGATGATATAGCATCCGCAATAGTCTTGTCAGGAGGAGGAGAAAGAGGAAACATACATCTTTCATAACATGCTCAAAGTGCGTTGGAAACTGATTTTAGGAGTGATATGTCATGTTTTTTCATGGTTATCTTTCCTTTGAGTTGTTATTCCCTGTGAAGGAGTGTAGTATTGTAGAATAGTTGAGATACTCATTTTTATGACTTCTCAATCCGAGGCATTGCTCTTGATGGCGTGATATTTCGAACAACTGGAAATGCCATGAAAGCATGGAATGTTATTCTTCTCTTGGCAATCATCGGCCTTGCTGTGATGTTGTATAAAAGCATGGACCCGTCTCCTCGCCATTTTCGCATTGGAATTATCCAATTTACAAGCAACAATCTTGAGACGTTGGACGGTTTCAAAGCCGGGATGGAACAATACGGGTATATTGAAGGGAAGAACATCACATATCTTTTTGATGGACCGGTTCAGTATCGAAAAGATATCATACCAAAGTTGCAGATTATTCTAGCGCAAAAGCCAGATATACTTTTTGCTTCCACCACCCCGGCGGCCAAGATGGCGAAAGAACTGACTGCGAACTCGGGAATTGCCGTTGTTTTTGCGCCGGTGAATGATCCTGTATCATCGGGAATTATACAAAATCTTCAGCGCCCTGAAGGGAATGTTACCGGTATTCGCCTCGCCCCAAGCGAAGGCCGACGTCTTATGGCCCTTTGTGAATTGGTCCCGAGCATCAAAAAGGTGTTTGTCCCGTATAACCCTAAAGATGCCAGCGCGGCAGCATCGTTGCGACAACTTCGGGAAGCGGCTCCGAAGCTTGGGGTCACCATTGTAGCCAAGCCATTCACGACCAAAATTCATCTTGCTACCGATACTGAATACATTCCTCAAGGAATCGACGCTATTTTTATGCCCCGTGAGGGGTTGGTCATGTCGCACTGGGTTGAACTGAATGAACGTGCAAAGAGTTTGCGCATTCCGTTGAGCACACCGCGATTCGATCAAGTTGAACATGGCGTGTTGACGGGGTACGGTTTTGTTGGTGCTGATATCGGGAAGCAGGCTGCCAGACTTGCTCATCTGATTCTGGCGGGAACTCCCGTTGCCAAACTTCCCGTCGAGACGGCACAGGACAGTCTTTTCATTAATCTTGAGACGGCTGCGGCCATCAATCTTGTCGTGCCGGTGTCGTTTCTTCGTCGTGCACGTGAAATTATACGCTCTACGACCCCTTAACTCCTGAGGCTTCCATGCCCCGATTGCGTAATCTTTTGACTTGGTGGTTCTTTGGTTTGGCTGGAGGTCCGCTGTTAGCGCTTGGCCCCGTTTTGGGTTGGTTCGCATACAATGAGACGCTTTCTTCGACGCAAAGTTATGTTGAAAGTCGTGCGTCGTATGCAGCCTACCAGATTGAAGAATTCCTTATGGGAACCAACCATGAAATAGGGGCTATTACACGGTATCAGGATTTTTTTTCTTTATCCTCCTCGCAACAACGTGATGTATTGCTCGAGTTTTTGACCACACACCCCATGGTATTGGAGGTCATTCTCGTCGACAAGCATGGAAAAGAGCTTTTCCATTTGTCGAATACTGCGGTGTATTCCAAACCCAGGACAACATGGCTCGACAGGCTTGAGTTCTTGTTTCCTGTAACGGAGAAACATTCTTTTTTTGGGGATATTTCTGTTGATAAAAATACGGGAGAGCCGCTGATGAAAGTTAGCGCCCCGTTGTTCGACGTGCGATCGGGGGCGGTACGCATGGTGGCGGTGTTGACATTACGCTTGAAAGCTATCTGGAATCTCATTGCCGAGCTGAGCAAGTCACCCAATGAGCGTGTTTTCGTCATGAGTAACGAAAACTATATTTTGGCACATCCTGACCCATCCCTTGCTCTTTCACAGCGACATGTTGAGTTCGATTCCAGAGGGAAAGTACAAACTGGGTCCACCGCCTCTCGCGTCATTGCTGGAGTGCAACCGATTCAATTGAGTGAAAATCAATACTTACTGGCTGTTGCAGAACGGGATGTCTTGGCTGCAATGACGACGTTTTTTCATAGTATTCTTGCCTATGTCGTGATTGTTTTTGGAACATTTTGCGTTGCTGTTTTCGGTGTTTATGTGGCCCGACGAAAGTTTGTGGAGCCTATTGAGCGTCTGACGGAAACGGCCCTGGCAATCCAAAATGGTCATCTTGACGCGCAGGCAGAAGAACAAGTGTGTTTTGAAACTGATGCGTTGGCGTGCACATTCAACGCTATGACCAGTCAACTCCTTTCCTCGATGCGCAATCTGAAAGATGAAGTCAACGTGCGGCTGGCGATGGAGGCAGCTCTCCGGAAGAGTCAGGAACGTTTTGATATGGCACTGGGTGCGGTAAGTGATGGATTGTGGGATTGGAACATGGAAACCGGGGACGTGTATTACAGTGAGCGATATGCCACGATGCTTGGATATCAACTTGACGATATTGTTCCTAACGTGAGTTTTTGGAAAAGTTCGCTCCACCCCGAAGATGTCGAAGAAGCCATTGCTTGTCTGGAAGCACATATTCGCGATTATAAAGAATATGAAGTTGAGTTTCGAATGCGTACCAAGGCAGGGAATTGGAAATGGCTTCTAGCTCGGGGAAGGGTTGTCGCATGTTTGCTTTCGGGAGAGCCTGCCCGAATGGTTGGAACACATGTTGATATTGACGAGAGAAAACGCAACCAGGAAAGTATTCGCATTCTTTTCGAAAGAACCTCGGAGACTGTTGGCCCGGATTTCTTCGAGAGTGTCGCCACTTTAATTTGCCAATGGCTTGATTTTAACTGTGTTCTTGTTGCGGCAGTGGACGAGGTCGGCAAAAGGCTGCAAGCGATGGTTTTGTCGCTTGATGGCAAGACGACGCACGACTTTGCTCTTCCCTTTCAAGGGACACCGTATGCCGACATCATAAGTCAAGGTGTTTTCACTGTTGAAGAGGAATTACGTCATGTTTATCCCGTTGATGTGCTCTTGGCAGAAGCACGAGCAGAATCGGGGCTCGGTCTGGCCTTATCTGATAGTAGCGGTGATACAATAGGGATTTTATGGGCTGTTTCAGACAAACCTGACGCAGTTCCCGAATGGAAACTTCAAACGATGCGTATCGTGGCCGGCCGTGCCGAAGCAGAAATGGAACGCTTGCGTTATGAACGTATTCTGCGTGAGGCAAAAGAGCACGCCGAGGCGGCAAGTGAAGCGAAATCGGCATTTTTGGCCAATATGAGCCACGAATTACGGACACCTCTCAGTGGGGCTCTCGGTATGCTTCAATTGCTACGCATATCGGAGCTCAATGAGACGCAGCAGGGTTTTGTGAATACTGCGATTACGTCGTGTCGTGCATTGACCAACCTGTTGGAAGACCTGCTTGATCTTTCTAAGATTGAGGCGGGGAAAATGGAATTGAGCCATGAACCGTTTATGGTGGAGGCTGTTTTCAATCTTGTTCACAATACTTTTTCCGGTACAGCCAGCCGTAAACATATTGATTTTTCTTGTTCGTTATCTCCCGACATTCCTGAAATTCTTGTGGGTGATGCCGGCCGATTACGTCAAATTTTGTTTAACCTTGTGGGCAACGCAATTAAGTTTACAGAAGTGGGTGAGGTTACTGTCGAGGTGTCGACTCTTAAGGCTCCCGCAGGCCAAATTCGTTTGCTGTTTTGTATTCATGACTCTGGCATAGGGATTTCCGATGAAAAATTACCGGCGGTATTCATGCCGTTTTTTCAGGCAGATAACTCCTTCACGCGACGGTATCAGGGGGCTGGCCTCGGCTTGGCCGTTGTGACCCGCCTTGTCAAGTTGATGGGAGGAAACCTTGCCCTGGAGAGTGAAGAAGGGGTCGGAACGACGGTTTATCTTTCTTTGATTTTTGGCAAATGGGAGACGGAAGAGCGCAAAGCTCTTACCCCCCATCCAGAGGGAACAGAAGCGTCAGATTCGACTGAGGGGCATATTCTTCTTGTCGAAGACGAACCCGTGAACCGTGTCGCCTTGAACAGTTTGCTCAAAGCTCTGGGACACACGGTCTATGTTGCCGCAGAGGGGAATCAGGCACTTGAGATCATGCACTCTCAGCCGGTGGAACTGATTCTTATGGATATTCAAATGCCCGTTCTGGATGGTGTAGAAGCAACGAAAAAGATTCGTTCCTCCGCCCATTTAGGGAAAAAAGCACATATTCCCATTATCGCGATGACCGCCTACGCCATGCCCGAAGATCTCGAAGTTTTTCTGGAAGCCGGGATGGATGATCGTTTGACGAAACCGATTGACTTTGATGCGCTGAAAGTGATGGTGGAAACATATCTCCAGAAGTCGAGAAAGTTATAAAAGGCTGTATCACATTTATTCCTTGTGAGTCTTCTCCGTGGGAGCTTGGGAAGGTTGTCGGAATATGTTGAAGGCGAATCCGCTTGCTCTCGTCGGAATAGGAGAACCTTCGGGAAGCGGAATCAGGCCGTATTCACCCAGAACGCTCGCTCCCTGCGAGGCTTTGAGGAATTCGATGAAATTTACGGCATCCTGAGGTGCTTTAGCCATACGTGCAGCCAGAAGAACCCGTAATCCTGGATAGTCTCCCGTAAGAATCGTTTGCATTGATGGAGAGACGCCATCAATTTTTAAAGGTTTAACCGTCCCATCAAGGTAGCCGAGACTCAGAGCGGCTAAAGCAGGGTGATTTTTGAAAACCATATGTCGAGTATAGCCATGGTTATTCGAAAGTAAAATGAATGCAGATGGATACGGTGCTTCAGGCGCGTCAATCCGGTAGCGATGGATGAGCATGTCGTGGCCGCCGACACCCTTCCAGTTGAGAATATCGCCGGCATAAATGGAAATCAGATCCTGCTTGCTCAGTTCATCAATGGGGTTCGCTGGGTGCACGACGAAGGCGAAACCTTCCATAGCAATCGGTGTTGTTTCCAACCCCATATCTTTGAATGGAGGAACAAGAATACGGCGATCCAAAATCGCAACATCCAGTTTCCCAGAAGATGCCTGTTGAACCAACTGATCGAATGGCAGGGGGATGACATTTGCTGTCACATCCGTATGCTGTTCGGCAAATGCCTGCCCAGCAGCATTTATCGCCAACTGATCTAAACGAAGACAGCCGATGCGAAGAGTTTCCGCCCGTGCCGGAATGGCTGCGAATATCAGGCCGCACACCATCAACATTATAAATACATATCTGCGCATTTTGGCCTCCCTGAGCGTCACAGACTGTGCAGGACGCCTTCCTTACGACAGGCCGTGGCTCTTTGCAAACATACGTCGGGCTGCTTCTTTGCTTTTCCTTGACATGCTATGTGTTCACGGGGAAGACGTATATGCTAACAGATTGTTTTGATACTCCCGATCTCAAGGAGAACCGTGTGATAATGATTCGGATTGTCGTCCTGATTGTTGGCGTTGCGCTGTGTCAGAGCGTTTCCGTTTACGCAGCCGACGATTGTTTGGTCGTGACCTCCACGACGCAGACCGCCGATTTTGCCCGTCAAGTTGCGGGTGATGATTGTCGTGTCAAAAGTATCCTTGCTCCTGGCGCTGATCCACATACTTACATGCCCACTCCGGCCGATGCCGCACTGGTTCGTGAAGCCGATCTTTGCCTTCAAAACGGACTGAATTTAGAGGGGAACAATTGGATGGGCAAACTTGCCCATGATGCTGGAAAGCCTGTCGTCATCCTGACAACCGGTATCGCTCCCCTGGAAACGCAATATGAAGGCCACGCCATTCTTGACCCACACGCGTGGTTTTCTCCACAAAATGCAGCCGTGTATGTAAAAAATGCACGCGATGCGCTCGTTGAACTCGATCCCGAAAAAGCTTCGAATTTCAAAGCTCGCGCAAATCTCTATTTGCGTGAATTGCGTGTTCTTGATGGATGGATGAAAGCCGAGTTCAACTCGATTCCTCCTCGCCGGCGTATTCTTGTTACCAGCCATGATGCATTCAATTATTTTTGTCGCGCGTTTTTCTTTAATCCTCAAAATAATTATCTCAGTCTTGCCCCGGTCGGGTGGTCAACGGGGTCGGAAGTGGGAGCTGGTATGACTCCGGCTCGACGTGCACAAGTGGTTTCGTCCATACAAGCATCGGGAGCGCCGGCCATATTTGTGGAAACATCGGTGAATCCTAAATTGATTCGTGAAATTGCTAGAGAAGCGGGTGTCGCTATTGGCGGAAAGCTGTATTCCGACTCAATGGGGAATGTCGACTCGGCTGGTGAAACCTACATTGGCATGATGCGGGAAAACACGTTGACGATCGTCAATGCTCTTCGCAAGGACGACCGGTAGAGTTGAAATACTGCCTCTGTCTGCATGTTTTCCGTGAAGGAAATACCATGGATACGTTCTATGCATTCCAAACGTACTCATCTTGAAGGAGTCCACGGTGCGTATTGTTCTGGTGTTGGTTTTATGGATAGCCATTCTTGGAGGAGTCGCCGTATTTTTGGGGCGCCCAGGAAATGGGCCGCAGTTGGGAGAGCAGTCCACCGAAGCAGTTGACATGGCGTTCTCTCTTGAATTGACCTCCACATTTGATTCGGCTGGAGATGTTTTCGGGGAAGATGAAGGCCGTAACGGCGGCGTATCAATTCAAAACGGAAAATACATCGTGACGGGCGTCGGGCCTCTGGAAGCCGGTATTCCAATGCAAATACAGGATTTGGGACCGATGCATGTCGGTGACAATGAGATTTATGTGAGCGTACGACCCGTTGCCGATAGTGGGGTTGTCGTACACGCGCTTCGCCTACGTGTCTGGCAAGGGCATGGTATTCTGGCGGAAACCACACTGTGGGATGACGGAGGCGAAAACGTGGACGGGATCATTCGGTTTCGTGTTCCAGATCAAGGGCGTCGGGAAAAAGGAGTCGAACATGACGCGTAACGCCACGCAATCGGCCGTTTCCATCCATGACTTAACGGTGGGGTATGGACCGACACCGGTTTTACGCGACATCTCGGCGGAGATTCCACGCGGTGTGGCTGTCGGCGTCATTGGGCCAAATGGTGGTGGAAAATCGACGTTGTTGAAAGCTGTGCTTGGCTTTATCCGGCCGGATAAGGGAAATGTGTCTATTTTTGGACGTCGCCTCAGCCAGGTTCGAGGAAAAATTGCGTATGTTCCGCAATCCGGGGACATTGATTGGGACTTTCCTGTCACCGTACGTGAAGTCGCCATGATGGGGCGTTATGGGACATTACCGTTTTATCGGGAACCAGGAGGTAAGGACCGGCGTCTTGTTGACGAGGCGCTTTCAGCCGTCCGTATGGATGACTACCAAAATCGACAGATTGGGCGACTGTCCGGCGGTCAACGCCAACGAGTGTTTTTAGCGCGTGCCCTTGTGCAGGAAGCCGAGATTCTGTTGCTTGATGAACCTTTTGCCGGTGTCGATGTCGCAACGGAACGTGCCATCCTTGATGTTTTGACCCAGGAAAAGGCCAAAGGACGGACTATCGTGGTCGTCCATCACGATTTGAACACGGCGGGCGAGTATTTTGACCGTCTTATGCTTGTGAAAAATTGCCTGTATGCCTATGGCCCCACACGCGCAGTCTTGCAGAAAGAACTTCTCCGCGAAGTGTATGAAGGCGATGTTCGTTTTGGCTGCGATGGATACGATATTTTGATAAACGAAGGTCGCCTTTTTCCCGAAAAGCGATAATGCCGGTTGGAGACAATCATGTCCTTCATTCATTTTTTTCTTGATCCCCTCGGTCACACATTTTTTCTTAAATCCATGCTGGGCGGGTGTCTGGTGGCCGTGGTCTGCGGGGTTATCGGATGCCTGGTTGTTTTGCGGAGAATGGCTTTTCTTGGTGATGCTTTGTCGCATGCCATGATTGCCGGTGTGGCTGGTGGCTATCTTTTTATGAAACTTTTGTTCGGCATTGAAGCATATGCTCCGGCCATGCTTATCGGATCGCTCCTTGCGGCGGGATTGACCGTTGCGCTGATAGGCTTTGTTTCACGGGTTTCTCGTATCAAGGAAGATACTTCTATTGGCATCATGTATACGGGAGTGTTCGCGGCTGGCGTTGTTTTTGTCTCCATTTTTCGCGAATCCATTCACATTGACCTGATGCACTTCATCATGGGGGATGTCCTGGCCATTTCGGATGCGGATTTGTGGGCTTCGGCCATAACGTGCGCCCTTGTTCTTGGTATCGTCAGCCTGTTTTTCCGGCATTTTCAATTGACGAGTTTTGATCCTGTGATGGCCATGGCGATTGGTATGCCTGTCATGTTGCTCGATTATCTTCTGACGGGTTGTGTTTCCTTGGTGGTTGTGAGTGCCGTGACCATGGTGGGAGTTATTCTTGTGGTCGGGTTACTCATTACACCAGCGGCAACAGCCTATCTGCTATGTGACCGATTGAGCCGTATGATGGTTTTATCGGCGTTTTTTGGCATCACGAGCGTAGTAGGTGGACTGTATGCCAGCATTGCGTTGGACTCTTCCGGCGGCGGCGCTGTCATGCTTGTTTCTACCTTACAGTTTCTTCTTGTGCTGACGCTGGCCCCCCGGCACGGCATGTTGGCCAAACGATTGGCTTTGCGCCGTCTCATTCCTGAACCCTTGGCTGAAAAGACGTTGTTGGCCTTGTTTGAAAGCGGTTCGCCCGTAAATACGGCAGACGTGCAATCTCGCTTACATGAAGGAGACGATGCGGCGAAGGCGTTGGCTTTTCTACTGAATGAGGGGGCCGTTGAGAAAGTCGGACAATCCTATGCGTTGACCGCACAGGGGAAGCGGCGAGCCGAAAATATTCACAAATCTCGTGATACCCAACTGCGATTCCGTGAAAGTTTAGCTGGCATTGAATAGCAAGTTTTTGTCTTCGTATCTGGACACAACACGTCTCGATCAGTACAGTGGAAGTAAGGTCTTCCATTTTAATCGCAGGGAGCCCAAGTGTATGTCCACTGTCTCAGCGTGTGACTTTGTAGGGAAAAAAGGACGGGTACGATTTTGGCCATCTTCGATGGGGGGGGCGGAAGATGGCGCAAGCCACCTGCAACAATGGATAAAAGCTATGTCACACCGAATTCTTCTGCTCGACAATGACCTTTTGGTCTTGGATAATCTGGCATCGCAGCTCGATGAAGATGGCTACACGGTCTTTGAAGCGCATAATACGGAGATGGCGTTGGCGTTTATGGAGCTGGAAAAAGTCGATCTCGTCGTCGTCGATCTTGGACAGGCTGGAATGAACGGAGTAGACTTTATCCACAAGGTGCGCGCTATGTGGCCAGCCGTACGTTTTTTTGTGTATTCGGATCGACCGGCGGCGAATTTTTCGCGCAATATCACCACCCTGCCTGGAGTACGGACGACCACGGTCCCCAAAAATATGTCATCATTTGAGAACATGTCGGTAGAAATTCGTCAACTTTTGGATGAAGCCTAAAAAGCGATCAATGCTTTGAGGAAGGAGGGACAAAGAGATTTTCTCCTTGCCCCTAAGATGAGAAAAGAGCGTTTACTCTTATTTATGATGAGCAGGTCATGGATTGATCAGAGTAGTATTCCTGATTATGATCCGAAAGTTTGCGTCCTTCGGGATTGAAAATTTCATATTGCTTCAAACCCCATTTCTGAAGCCGAAATTCCATGGATGTTTTGAGCACGCCCAGACCATATTGGCAGCTCCGCTTGAAATTGATGGATGAAGCTTCTTCGAAATATTTGGTGGGACAAGACACTTCGCCGATATTAAACCCAAAAAAGAGGGTTTGGGCGAGCATCTGATTGTCAAACACGAAATCGTCGGAATTTTCCCACAGCGGAAGCTTTTCAAGCACGTCGCGAGAAAATGCACGGTATCCCGAATGGTATTCCGAGAGTTTGCCGCTCATGAGCAGGTTTTGCGAAGCGGTGAGAAAGCGGTTCGAGATGTACTTGTACATCGGCATACCGCCTTCCAGTGCCTGACCGCCGAGAATACGGGAGGCAACAACAGCGTCGTAGTACCCGGACGTAATCAGGTTCGCCATAGCCGGAATGAGCTTCGGCGTGTATTGATAATCGGGATGGAGCATGACCACGACATCAGCCCCGAGTTTGAGGGCTTCGTGGTAGCAGGTTTTCTGGTTGCGTCCGTATCCCCAGTTTTGGGCGTGCAAGAAACAGCGAATGCCGAGTTCTCGAGCATGCTCAATGGTATTATCCCGGCTGTTGTCATCAACCAGAATGATGTCGTCGACGATATCCTTTGGAATTTCGGCATAGGTCATTTCGAGGGTGGCTTCGGCGTTATACGCCGGCATGACAACAACCACCTTTTTGCCGTTCATCATTATACGTATCCTCCAATCGTGTTTCCCACACCTGTTACCCTGTCTCAGGCATAGGGGAATGGCGATTAAGCGCGACTTTTGGCGCTCTGTCAACACTAAAGGCAGCATTTCAAGGCACGGAAGTCGGGTCGCTTGTCAACACGGCCGAATTATCGTATCAGGCCGGCAATTCCACGACTTCGGGATTACGAGTTCCGTATCCGATACCCCATCATGAAGACAACCCCTACATACTCTGGAGTCGCCATGCCTCGCGCCGGTCAATCCCGTTCGTTCGATCCGGTTTTGTTTGCCATTGCCGCGCTGGCCGCCTTCCTTATGTTTTACAACCTCGGTCATCGCCCATTGTGGCAGGATGAGGCCGAGACCGCCGCACTTGCCGTAAACGCCCTGGAACAGGGCGTTCCTACGGTATTTGACGGAGTGAATATCATTTCACAGGAAGAGCGACGAGAATTCAACACGGACGATTATGTTTGGCGCTGGTCGCCATGGATTCAAATCTACATGTCTGCTGCGGGCATTGCGCTTGGCGGAAAAAACGCCTTTGCCAACCGCATGCTCTTTGCTCTGTGTGGTTTTTTCTGCGTTTTGCTGACATACTACCTTATTCAGCGTCATTTCGGTGACCGAAACTGGGCGCGGCTCTCGGCACTGATGTTGACCTTGTCCGTGCCATTTTTGCTTTTTGCACGGCAAGGACGGTATTATAGTCTCGGAACGCTCCTGGTGCTGTGTGTGCTGTTCGCATTTTTATCGAATTGGCAAAAACGCTGGTTTCCTGTCGCCATCATGGCAGTTGCGCTGGGATTGCTTTTTCATGCGAACTACCTCTTGCTCTTGTCGTTCGCGCCCCCCCTCTTGGTTGCAGCCATGATTGTGTATTGGCACGATTTGAATTGGAAACGAATTCTCATCGTCTTTCTTGGTGCGTCGTGCCTCGTCATACCAGGTATTTTGCTGTATCGCGTCGGGCGGCAAAGCGGCATGTTCAATGTGTTGCTCGTGCCGGAAAACGCCATGCTGTATTTTGCCGACTTGGTCATGTTCATGATTCCGTTTCCTATCGCCATCGCGCTCCTCTGGCGTTGGCGCAAAACACTGCTCTTGAAACTTCCCACTGACCCGGCTGAACGTTTCACTCTGTTCTGTGCACTCATTATTTTGGGGAACCTGATTATACTGGCAATTTTTCCCCAGCGATTTCACCGCTATCTCGTCCATTTGTATCCGCTGTGCGCTTTTATTTTGGCCTGGATCTGTACCCGGCTCTGGTCATTCGAGCGGTTTTCGGCCGTCGTATTGACCGTGCTCCTGTTGTTCACGAACTGGGTCTATTTATTGCCGATGGAAAAGTTAAAAATTATTAACCGTCCCTGGCAAAACGATATGCGGATGCTGACGTCGGTGAATTTTCCTCTCAAATTGTACCTCACGGAATTAACTTGCGGTTATCCCGACGTGAATGCGCAACTTGCCAAATTTTTCAATGATAATGCGAAACCATGGCAAACGATTCTCGCCGAGTATGGTGATTTGCCGTTGCAATTTTACACCCCATTTCGTGTGATCGGCGGTTTACAAGGGGCTATTCCGGCAAATGAATCGCCTGATTGGGTCGTGCGCCGTCGTATTGTGCGCGTCAATCGGGATCGTGTATTATTTGGGGCGCGGGCGTTTTCGAACACACTGGATTTGGCGCATGATTACGAGTTGGTGAAAACGGCGATTGCTGATGACGAATTCGGCAACCGAGCTGACCCCGCGTATCATGTGTTTCTACCACTCGAAGACCCCATGGCGACGATTGAAATCTACCGCAAAAAGGATGAGGTCAATCAATGAAAGCGCAACGATCCGTTCTCGTCATCAAAGTCCTTTTAGCCGCGGCACTTGTGGTCACGGCATGGCAAGGATTGGCCAAAACGCCGGAGTATTTGACGCGATTCAACCGTGCTCGATTTGAAAATGGCATATTGAATGACGGCGAAAACGCTTTGGCTATGAAGCAACGACATTACGATTATAATCTGTTCACCATCAAAGCACTTGAGGCTCAAGTGCGCGATCTGGAGAATGGTCTGCCCGCCCCGGGGCCGCTCGTGACAAAGGAGTCATTGGCCATGGCGATTGAAAAAAGCATGGCCACGGATGCGAGAAGCCTTGCCTATGTTGATATTGCCAAAGAAAAGTTGAAGCGGGCTCAACATCTGGTTGATTCCGGATTTGTTATGCCTCTGTGGGGGTGCCTTGCATCGTCACATACTGTACAGGAGAACTCGCAATGAAAACGCCCGCGTCCAAACCCATGTCGAAGTCAATGAAATTCGTCATTGCCGGCGTATTTTGCCTGTTAATCTTGGCGGTCGGGGGGCTGATTTTCTTCAATGCCTATGTCTATGCCGGTTACCAACTCGGTGGTTTATCCAAGCAAGAGTACCAGAAAGCTCTTGATATTGCTGCTAAAGATTTCTGCCGGGCCGATAATTTGACGTTTGAGGGCTTTGATCTGTCGAAATTTGAAGAAGTCTTGCATGGTGGGGATACGTACGCCTGGGGAGCAGCTCGGACGAAAGATACCGAAGGGCGGACTGTATACGTTTGGATCTATCTTGAATGGGGAAAGATTCGGCAGCAATGGCTTCGCAATTATTGCCGTATTCTTGCTCCACCAACGGATGAGTTATTTTATGATCGGACCCATCCTGGCCAGGTGGACCGTGTTCGGTTCGCCGTATCACAAATTATAACCGATATTGCACGCAACTTTCGTGTGGTGTTTGGTGATACGTCAGCGTCGTAATATTTCGAGTCGTTTTTATATCGTTATTGTTTTTCCGAGAACGCCCCCTGGTTTTATACGGGGGCGTTCGTCTTTGCTTGGTGGTGTAATGTGAATATCGTGATTTCTGGTTCTGTGAGAAAACGGAAGGGAGGCCCCCAGGTGCCTGTTCCCTGGCTTGTGTAAACGGCAGAATCCTCATCGAGTTGATAGAGACCGGCTGTGTATGGGA
This genomic window from Desulfovibrio inopinatus DSM 10711 contains:
- a CDS encoding ATP-binding protein, translated to MPRLRNLLTWWFFGLAGGPLLALGPVLGWFAYNETLSSTQSYVESRASYAAYQIEEFLMGTNHEIGAITRYQDFFSLSSSQQRDVLLEFLTTHPMVLEVILVDKHGKELFHLSNTAVYSKPRTTWLDRLEFLFPVTEKHSFFGDISVDKNTGEPLMKVSAPLFDVRSGAVRMVAVLTLRLKAIWNLIAELSKSPNERVFVMSNENYILAHPDPSLALSQRHVEFDSRGKVQTGSTASRVIAGVQPIQLSENQYLLAVAERDVLAAMTTFFHSILAYVVIVFGTFCVAVFGVYVARRKFVEPIERLTETALAIQNGHLDAQAEEQVCFETDALACTFNAMTSQLLSSMRNLKDEVNVRLAMEAALRKSQERFDMALGAVSDGLWDWNMETGDVYYSERYATMLGYQLDDIVPNVSFWKSSLHPEDVEEAIACLEAHIRDYKEYEVEFRMRTKAGNWKWLLARGRVVACLLSGEPARMVGTHVDIDERKRNQESIRILFERTSETVGPDFFESVATLICQWLDFNCVLVAAVDEVGKRLQAMVLSLDGKTTHDFALPFQGTPYADIISQGVFTVEEELRHVYPVDVLLAEARAESGLGLALSDSSGDTIGILWAVSDKPDAVPEWKLQTMRIVAGRAEAEMERLRYERILREAKEHAEAASEAKSAFLANMSHELRTPLSGALGMLQLLRISELNETQQGFVNTAITSCRALTNLLEDLLDLSKIEAGKMELSHEPFMVEAVFNLVHNTFSGTASRKHIDFSCSLSPDIPEILVGDAGRLRQILFNLVGNAIKFTEVGEVTVEVSTLKAPAGQIRLLFCIHDSGIGISDEKLPAVFMPFFQADNSFTRRYQGAGLGLAVVTRLVKLMGGNLALESEEGVGTTVYLSLIFGKWETEERKALTPHPEGTEASDSTEGHILLVEDEPVNRVALNSLLKALGHTVYVAAEGNQALEIMHSQPVELILMDIQMPVLDGVEATKKIRSSAHLGKKAHIPIIAMTAYAMPEDLEVFLEAGMDDRLTKPIDFDALKVMVETYLQKSRKL
- a CDS encoding metal ABC transporter substrate-binding protein; translated protein: MIRIVVLIVGVALCQSVSVYAADDCLVVTSTTQTADFARQVAGDDCRVKSILAPGADPHTYMPTPADAALVREADLCLQNGLNLEGNNWMGKLAHDAGKPVVILTTGIAPLETQYEGHAILDPHAWFSPQNAAVYVKNARDALVELDPEKASNFKARANLYLRELRVLDGWMKAEFNSIPPRRRILVTSHDAFNYFCRAFFFNPQNNYLSLAPVGWSTGSEVGAGMTPARRAQVVSSIQASGAPAIFVETSVNPKLIREIAREAGVAIGGKLYSDSMGNVDSAGETYIGMMRENTLTIVNALRKDDR
- a CDS encoding ABC transporter substrate-binding protein → MKAWNVILLLAIIGLAVMLYKSMDPSPRHFRIGIIQFTSNNLETLDGFKAGMEQYGYIEGKNITYLFDGPVQYRKDIIPKLQIILAQKPDILFASTTPAAKMAKELTANSGIAVVFAPVNDPVSSGIIQNLQRPEGNVTGIRLAPSEGRRLMALCELVPSIKKVFVPYNPKDASAAASLRQLREAAPKLGVTIVAKPFTTKIHLATDTEYIPQGIDAIFMPREGLVMSHWVELNERAKSLRIPLSTPRFDQVEHGVLTGYGFVGADIGKQAARLAHLILAGTPVAKLPVETAQDSLFINLETAAAINLVVPVSFLRRAREIIRSTTP
- a CDS encoding metal ABC transporter ATP-binding protein gives rise to the protein MTRNATQSAVSIHDLTVGYGPTPVLRDISAEIPRGVAVGVIGPNGGGKSTLLKAVLGFIRPDKGNVSIFGRRLSQVRGKIAYVPQSGDIDWDFPVTVREVAMMGRYGTLPFYREPGGKDRRLVDEALSAVRMDDYQNRQIGRLSGGQRQRVFLARALVQEAEILLLDEPFAGVDVATERAILDVLTQEKAKGRTIVVVHHDLNTAGEYFDRLMLVKNCLYAYGPTRAVLQKELLREVYEGDVRFGCDGYDILINEGRLFPEKR
- a CDS encoding substrate-binding domain-containing protein, with the protein product MRRYVFIMLMVCGLIFAAIPARAETLRIGCLRLDQLAINAAGQAFAEQHTDVTANVIPLPFDQLVQQASSGKLDVAILDRRILVPPFKDMGLETTPIAMEGFAFVVHPANPIDELSKQDLISIYAGDILNWKGVGGHDMLIHRYRIDAPEAPYPSAFILLSNNHGYTRHMVFKNHPALAALSLGYLDGTVKPLKIDGVSPSMQTILTGDYPGLRVLLAARMAKAPQDAVNFIEFLKASQGASVLGEYGLIPLPEGSPIPTRASGFAFNIFRQPSQAPTEKTHKE